DNA from Streptomyces sp. NBC_01260:
TTCGGGGACGCGCTGGAAGAACAGCCGCGGACCCACACCCGAGGGATCATGGCAGAAGAACGCCGCACCCTGACGCTCAGGCGGCAGCGAGCGGTCGAAGTCGTCCCATGCAGCGAACCCCTCCGGCGGCGGAGGTACGTCGTACCCCAGCACCTCGCACCAGAAGCGAGCGACGCGCTCAGGTTCTGCGCAGTCAAAGGTGACCTGGAACTGCTTGATCGACGCCATCGGTCCACCGTAGTGGCGCGTGCTGATCCTCGCTGAGAAATAACAGTTCATCCGGCGGAAGGTCTCGTGGCGAAAGCCCTGGGGCCGCAATCCCCCATGCTCGCCGAGCGGCAGCCCCGGGCATGGGGCCGTGGCGTCAGCCGGTCCGTTCGGCACGGGCGGTTTCACCGGTCGGGCCGAAGGTGTTCAGCCCCTCGCCGATGAGCCGGGCCGCGCGCGCCACGTCGGCGGTGATGGTCCGGTGGAGCCGGTCGGGGGCGAGATCGCGCCCCAGGTGCCGGCGCAGGGCCTGGAACTGGACGGGCCAGAGGCCGAGCAGGGCGGTCGCGGCGATCTGCGGTTCGGGGTCGTCCGGGTTCGCCCCCGTGCGTTCAGCCAGGATCCCGGCGGCCGCCGCGACCAGCCGGTCGGACATGTCCCGCCGGTAGGCCCGCAGGGACGGCGTGGACCTGATCAGCATCCCGAAACGCATGAGCAGGGCTTTCGCCTCGGCGGTGTCGGCCTGCGCGGCGAGCCAGGAGGTGATGCCCTCCAACTCCCGGGCCAGGATCGCCTGCACCGCCTCGACCGGCGGCAGGCCCGGATCGGTCAGGGTCCGGCGCAGGGAGTCCATGGTTGCCTCGCCCAGATCCAGGAGCAGGGACTCCTTGGTGGGGAAGTAGTTGAAGACCGTCTTCTCCGACACCCCGCAGGCCTGAGCGACCTCGGCGACCCGGACCGCGTCGAAGCCCCGCTCCAGGAACATCTCCGTCGCCGTGTCGGACAACTGCTGACGCATCAGCCGCTTCTTGCGCTCCCGCAGGCCCTCGCTCGCGGGTTCCTGACCCCGGGGCCGCAGGGCCGCCCAGTCCACTGTGCGCATGCTCATGATCGCAGCATAATCCAGTCGGCATATTATTTCCGTTACAGTAAATTTATAGCTACTGTAATTAATGGCCTTGCTCGCCACCCTCCGCCGGCCTCCCGCCCCGCCGGACGTCGGCCCCACAGACCCCCGCCCCGAAGAGGAGTCCTCCCATGAGTGAGATCCACATCGTCCGCGACTACCCCCACGCCCCGGAGAAGGTCTGGCGCGCGGTCACCGATCCGCAGCTGATCCCACTGTGGACGGCGACCGGAGCGGGCGCGCGCCCGGAGGGCTTCGAGGCGGCCGTGGGCAACCGGTTCACGTTCGTCGCCAAGCCCAAGCCCGGCTGGAGCGGCGTCGTGGTGTGCGAGGTCCTTGAGGTGGTCGAGCCGTCGCTGCTGCGGTTCTCCTGGCAGGACGAGGGCGGCGGGGCGATCACCGAGGTCGCCTACCGGATCGAGGCCCGGGGAGCGGGCACACGCTTCACCTACGACCACACCGGCTTCACCGGTGCCGGAGGCCTGTTCATGTCCAAGATCCTTGGCACGGTCCGCACCAAGATGCTCACCAGGGGCCTGCCCGCGGTCCTGAACGACCTCGACGACCGGGGCGACCTGCACCCGGACAGCCCTTAGGTGCGGGGTCCGACAGCCCGGGCTGACCGGCCGGGTACGGCAGGTCCGTGAAGGAGAAGTGCTCGGCGCCGGTCACGGTCAGCCGGCGTTTCCAGCCCTCCGAGTGCTCCCGCGCCTCGGGCCAGTCGGTATGCGCACTGTCGGGGCTGTGCGAGGTCTCGGTGCCGAGCGTCATGAAGGGGCGTCGCCCGAGCCCTGTCGCGGCGGGGCTCACGGGATAGGTCACCGACACCATCAGTTCGAGCAGCGTCGCAACACCGCCTCGGTGACGTCCGGTTGTGGCCACGCACCCAACGCCAGGCAGCGCGCCGCACCAACAGATTAATCCGACCGCTCGATATGCGGCGCGCTCACGTTCACACCCACGTCCACGCCACCTTTCACATCCGCGCCCACGCGCCCGGGGATCTGGCGGTGGACGTCGTCCAGCAGGTTCCGCATCGCGATGCGGAAGATCTCGGCCTGGTGGTCGCCGAGGAAGGCGGTGTGCCCGAACACCTCCAGGATGACAAGGCCGTTCAGGTGCCCCCACGCGCTCAGCAGGAGAGCGGTCGCGGGCGGCGGCAGATATCCCAGACCGTAGTGGGGCAGTTGTTCCAGATACTTCCGGAGCGAGGGTGAGAGCGCGGGGGTCTCGGCGGCGGCGAGTTGCGCCTCGGTGAACCCGGCGAACATCTCACGCTCGAAGATCGCGCTCATCCGGCGCATCGCCTGGGTGGTCGGGCCCTCGACGGGGGCCGCGTAGTCCCGCAGCGGCGTCCCGTGGAGAAGCTGGAAGCGCTCGGGGTGGGCGACGGCCCATCGGCGGTAGCCCTCGGCCGCGATCACCAGGCGCGGCAGGGCCGGGTCGTCCGCCGCGGTGTCGACGGCAGCCTGCACGGCATCGGCCAGGTCACCGTACGCCTTGGTGATGAGCTCCGTGACGAGAGCCTCGCGGCTCGGGAAGTAGTGGTAGAGCGCTTGCACCGTCATCCCGAGATCGCGGGCGACCGCGCGCAGGGACAGGGCCGCGGGACCGTTCTCGGTGATGTGGCGCTCGGCGGCGTCCAGGATCTCCTGGGTGGCGGCGGCCCGGCGGCGCTGGCGCAGGGTGGGCGGGGCCGTTGCGTGTTCGTCGGCAGGCATATGGCGACCGTACGGCGGCCGCCGTATGCGGAGCAAGAAGAACTTGCCGCCCGTGAAGAAAATCTAACACTGCCAAATCTTCGGTCTCCTCACTAACGTCACTCACGGCGACAACGAGTGCGACACCGCACCTGCTTCGGACCGGTGAAGAGCTTCGCGGAGCGCCGCACCGGCAGCAGCCCCTTGCAACTCAGGCCGTTTCAGGCCGATTTCACCGCCATGAGACCTAAGGAGATCGTGCGTGTTTGAACGCATAGCCGAACTGGCGATTCGCCGGCCCAGGCTGATACTCATCGTCGCCGTAGTGGCTGTTGCCCTCATGGGCGTCCTGGGCTCCGGCGCGTTCGGCAGGTTGCTCGGGGGCGGCTACGACGACCCGGCCTCCCAGTCCACCCGGGCCGGGAAGGTCATCGACGAGAAGTTCGGCGGGGAGACGAACCTGGTCCTGCTGGTCCGCGCCTCCGAGGGCCGCGTCGACGCCCCGGCCGCCCAGCAGAGCGGCCGGGCCCTGCTGGCCGGCCTCAAGAAGGAGAGGAACCTGGAGAACGTCGTCTCGTTCTGGGACACGGGCAGCCCCGCCCTCCGCTCCGCGGACGGCCGCGAAGCCATGGTGCTCGCCCATGTGAAGGGGGACGACACCGAGCGGGACGAGAACGCCAAGAGTGTCATCGACGCCTACACCGGGCCCTACAAGGACGCGCTCACCATCCGGGCGGGCGGCGCCGCCGCCGTGACCAGCGAGATGGGGAAGCAGTCGGGCGAGGACCTGCTCCTGGCCGAGGGCATCGCCGTACCGCTG
Protein-coding regions in this window:
- a CDS encoding SRPBCC family protein; its protein translation is MSEIHIVRDYPHAPEKVWRAVTDPQLIPLWTATGAGARPEGFEAAVGNRFTFVAKPKPGWSGVVVCEVLEVVEPSLLRFSWQDEGGGAITEVAYRIEARGAGTRFTYDHTGFTGAGGLFMSKILGTVRTKMLTRGLPAVLNDLDDRGDLHPDSP
- a CDS encoding TetR/AcrR family transcriptional regulator, with translation MPADEHATAPPTLRQRRRAAATQEILDAAERHITENGPAALSLRAVARDLGMTVQALYHYFPSREALVTELITKAYGDLADAVQAAVDTAADDPALPRLVIAAEGYRRWAVAHPERFQLLHGTPLRDYAAPVEGPTTQAMRRMSAIFEREMFAGFTEAQLAAAETPALSPSLRKYLEQLPHYGLGYLPPPATALLLSAWGHLNGLVILEVFGHTAFLGDHQAEIFRIAMRNLLDDVHRQIPGRVGADVKGGVDVGVNVSAPHIERSD
- a CDS encoding TetR/AcrR family transcriptional regulator, coding for MSMRTVDWAALRPRGQEPASEGLRERKKRLMRQQLSDTATEMFLERGFDAVRVAEVAQACGVSEKTVFNYFPTKESLLLDLGEATMDSLRRTLTDPGLPPVEAVQAILARELEGITSWLAAQADTAEAKALLMRFGMLIRSTPSLRAYRRDMSDRLVAAAAGILAERTGANPDDPEPQIAATALLGLWPVQFQALRRHLGRDLAPDRLHRTITADVARAARLIGEGLNTFGPTGETARAERTG
- a CDS encoding VOC family protein translates to MASIKQFQVTFDCAEPERVARFWCEVLGYDVPPPPEGFAAWDDFDRSLPPERQGAAFFCHDPSGVGPRLFFQRVPEGKAVKNRLHLDVRVGAGLVGEERLAALEAECARLVALGAVRLRVLLADGYDESCIGMQDIEGNEFCLD